In one Lysobacter alkalisoli genomic region, the following are encoded:
- a CDS encoding TonB-dependent receptor plug domain-containing protein produces the protein MKAFRTRCKLAHAVCLGLLSMTAAAQAETAPEAEEAVTLQRLEVTGSRIKRTELEGIEPVMVLSAEDLRQQGFANLYDTLTNLNMNTGIFIGEEITNNFNANAQALNLRGFGPGYTLVLLNGRRIPVLPKPAGTVSGNVVNLAMIPTTAVERVEILSSGASAIYGSDAVAGVVNIILKERVDGTHFNYRYGDTAHGGGRSDRLSLVSGFDRNDTSLTYGLEWDRRRPIHGDQRSWFAHPGKSPDPDYRELSQVMSYWDRAAGWDILDIADRCDPVGYEAVRPGWAGPGDSEYCGDNVFGTYTVRNGRDRVFGFANLVHRMEDHELYANLLATRSKADAGLYRYGYGVDYQVVDDVGSDAPQTLGWRHVWRSFRDHEVPTSQQEFEETNQILSAGLRGQLGDYDYSLNYNYGRYRYRDTVGRFNDQAMLGLLFGEKGSDWIQPWAGSRWVRVGSDQLDADYLPTGLDFLGTLTPDMFHSVLHHSIGDGRSSAQSLSADLTGTLLNLPAGALDFAVVLEANRDSYRFITDQPTVDGEIWGWSGIRGQGSRNHYALGTEFAIPLAAAGSGFGQWDAKLAARYDYYDDASDVGGAFTYQMGLSWRPIDALMFRLSRATSFRAPDMHVMFAERSSSFTSGVDYLRCVREEGLERGQSWQGCGELYGTGSIRQYSEGDPSLREERGYNNSLGMVAQVGENHSFTADYFRIQLEDQIGLIGADPVLRYFAECTLGYDEQGQDVDPNSPKCQAMLARVTRGGPNDTVASVITSPFNAGLRRQDGVDVVWHSSIPTERYGHFTARFAYTHIFKTLSRYLPEDEVEDIRDKQWNTEFRTRSSLTLGWSGQALAAHVHVNRLGSSPVRWADEYERYRPWTTVNLSLEYRVTDALSLGLNVVNALDRKPHQHPSEKWWPYADIRKYNPVGAEYFFTIGYRL, from the coding sequence GTGAAAGCATTTCGTACACGTTGCAAACTGGCCCATGCCGTCTGCCTGGGCTTGCTTTCCATGACCGCCGCGGCACAGGCCGAAACCGCCCCGGAAGCGGAGGAAGCCGTCACCCTTCAACGGCTTGAAGTCACCGGTTCCCGCATCAAGCGGACGGAACTGGAAGGCATCGAACCGGTCATGGTCCTCTCCGCCGAGGATCTTCGGCAGCAGGGTTTCGCCAACCTCTACGACACCCTCACCAATCTCAACATGAACACCGGGATCTTCATTGGCGAGGAGATCACCAACAATTTCAATGCCAACGCGCAGGCGCTCAACCTGCGTGGTTTCGGTCCCGGTTACACCCTGGTGCTGCTCAACGGCCGCCGCATCCCGGTCCTGCCCAAGCCGGCGGGCACGGTGTCGGGCAATGTCGTCAACCTGGCGATGATCCCGACCACTGCGGTGGAGCGCGTGGAGATCCTCAGCAGCGGTGCCTCCGCCATCTACGGTTCCGACGCCGTGGCCGGCGTGGTCAACATCATCCTCAAGGAGCGTGTCGACGGCACGCATTTCAACTACCGCTACGGCGATACCGCCCACGGTGGCGGCCGCTCGGACCGGTTGTCTCTGGTGTCCGGTTTCGACCGCAACGACACCAGCCTCACCTACGGCCTGGAGTGGGACCGGCGGCGCCCGATCCACGGCGACCAGCGCAGCTGGTTCGCGCACCCGGGCAAGTCGCCCGATCCGGACTATCGCGAGCTTTCCCAGGTCATGTCGTACTGGGATCGGGCCGCCGGCTGGGACATCCTGGATATCGCCGACCGCTGCGATCCGGTCGGTTACGAGGCAGTGCGCCCCGGATGGGCCGGCCCGGGAGACTCCGAGTACTGCGGTGACAACGTCTTTGGTACCTACACCGTCCGCAACGGCCGCGACCGCGTGTTTGGCTTCGCCAACCTCGTCCATCGCATGGAGGACCACGAGCTGTACGCCAATCTGCTGGCGACCCGTTCGAAGGCCGATGCCGGTCTCTATCGTTACGGTTACGGCGTCGATTACCAGGTGGTCGACGATGTCGGTTCCGACGCCCCGCAGACGCTTGGCTGGCGCCACGTCTGGCGCTCGTTCCGCGACCACGAAGTGCCGACCAGCCAGCAGGAGTTCGAGGAAACCAACCAGATACTCTCGGCCGGCCTGCGCGGCCAACTCGGCGACTACGACTACAGCCTCAACTACAACTACGGCCGCTATCGCTACCGCGACACGGTGGGCCGCTTCAACGATCAGGCCATGCTCGGCCTGCTGTTTGGCGAGAAGGGCAGCGACTGGATCCAGCCCTGGGCGGGCAGCCGCTGGGTGCGCGTGGGCAGCGACCAGTTGGATGCGGACTACTTGCCGACCGGGCTGGATTTCCTCGGCACGCTCACGCCCGACATGTTCCATAGCGTCTTGCATCATTCCATCGGCGATGGCCGCTCCAGCGCGCAATCGCTCAGCGCCGACCTGACCGGCACGTTGCTCAACCTGCCGGCCGGCGCGCTCGATTTCGCCGTCGTGCTCGAGGCCAACCGCGACAGCTACCGCTTCATCACCGACCAGCCCACCGTCGATGGCGAGATCTGGGGCTGGAGCGGCATCCGTGGGCAGGGCAGTCGCAATCACTACGCGCTGGGCACCGAGTTCGCGATCCCGCTGGCTGCTGCCGGATCGGGCTTCGGGCAGTGGGATGCCAAGCTGGCGGCCCGCTACGACTACTACGACGATGCCTCCGACGTCGGTGGCGCCTTCACCTACCAGATGGGCCTGAGCTGGCGTCCGATCGATGCGCTGATGTTCCGGCTCTCGCGCGCCACCTCGTTCCGTGCCCCCGACATGCACGTGATGTTCGCCGAGCGCAGCTCTTCGTTCACCTCCGGCGTGGACTACCTGCGCTGCGTACGCGAGGAAGGCCTGGAACGCGGACAGAGCTGGCAGGGCTGTGGCGAGTTGTACGGCACCGGCTCCATCCGCCAGTACTCCGAGGGCGATCCCTCGCTGCGCGAAGAGCGGGGCTACAACAACAGCCTGGGCATGGTCGCGCAGGTCGGCGAGAACCATTCCTTTACCGCCGACTACTTCCGTATCCAGCTGGAAGACCAGATCGGCCTGATCGGCGCCGATCCCGTGCTGCGCTACTTCGCCGAGTGCACGCTCGGCTACGACGAGCAGGGGCAGGATGTCGACCCGAATTCGCCCAAGTGCCAGGCCATGTTGGCCCGGGTGACCCGGGGCGGACCCAACGACACCGTCGCCTCGGTCATCACCAGCCCGTTCAACGCCGGCTTGCGGCGCCAGGACGGCGTGGACGTGGTCTGGCATTCCAGCATCCCGACCGAGCGCTACGGCCACTTCACCGCCCGCTTTGCCTACACCCACATCTTCAAGACCCTCAGCCGATACCTGCCCGAGGACGAGGTCGAGGACATCCGCGACAAGCAGTGGAACACCGAATTCCGCACCCGCAGCAGCCTGACCCTGGGCTGGAGCGGACAGGCCCTGGCCGCCCATGTCCACGTCAACCGGCTGGGCTCCTCGCCGGTGCGCTGGGCGGACGAGTACGAGCGGTATCGCCCCTGGACCACCGTCAACCTGTCGCTGGAGTACCGCGTGACCGACGCCCTGTCACTGGGCCTGAACGTGGTCAACGCGCTGGACCGCAAGCCGCATCAGCACCCGTCGGAGAAGTGGTGGCCCTACGCCGACATCCGCAAGTACAACCCGGTGGGGGCCGAATACTTCTTCACCATCGGTTACCGCCTGTAG
- a CDS encoding DUF3293 domain-containing protein: MRELHVVDAGELAAAYAAAHYAVVLDGDAIGLQVGEPAGDLEAYWTARSYAFITAWNPASRPLSEAANNLADSRLVARLQALGLVFHPAWASDHAREWRESGWLVGDIDPAQLDTLAIEFGQAGVLYWEHGKPVRLRMTLRRPGDCPGLAFVDWIELATADR; this comes from the coding sequence ATGCGCGAACTGCACGTCGTCGACGCCGGCGAACTGGCCGCGGCCTATGCCGCCGCTCACTATGCGGTCGTCCTCGACGGCGACGCAATCGGCCTGCAGGTCGGCGAGCCGGCCGGCGACCTCGAGGCCTACTGGACGGCCCGCAGCTACGCCTTCATCACCGCCTGGAACCCGGCCTCACGGCCGCTGTCGGAAGCCGCCAACAATCTGGCCGACAGCCGCCTGGTGGCCCGGCTGCAAGCCCTTGGACTCGTCTTCCACCCGGCCTGGGCCAGCGACCACGCCCGCGAATGGCGCGAATCCGGCTGGCTGGTCGGCGACATCGACCCCGCTCAACTCGATACCCTGGCGATCGAATTCGGCCAGGCCGGCGTGTTGTACTGGGAGCACGGCAAGCCGGTGCGGCTGCGGATGACACTGCGCCGTCCTGGCGACTGCCCGGGCCTCGCGTTCGTGGACTGGATTGAACTGGCCACGGCCGACCGATAG
- a CDS encoding pyridoxal phosphate-dependent aminotransferase encodes MTPETKLPKVGTTIFTVMSQLAAEHRAVNLGQGFPDFAVPERLIDELDRAMRDGFNQYAPAHGLPQLREAIAEKSERCYGHRPDVNAEITVTSGASEAIFDAVHALVRPGDEVIVLDPCYDCYEPAIDLAGGVAVHVPLDPVTFAPDWEKVSAAISPRTRLLMINTPHNPSGAMLGQDDIAQLTALLRGTGIFLLSDEVYEHIVFDGARHESILRHKELRERALVISSFGKTYHCTGWKVGYCVAPPAMTAEFRKVHQYNTFCTFAPAQSAFAAMIRAEPEHYEQLGAFYQAKRDRFREQLLTTKLKPLPVPGGYFQLVDYSDVSDLDDAAFCRWLTTEHGVAAIPLSPFYETPPAGQRLARLCFAKNEATLDEAIARLLKL; translated from the coding sequence ATGACCCCCGAAACCAAGCTGCCCAAGGTCGGTACCACCATCTTCACCGTGATGTCCCAGCTCGCTGCCGAGCACCGGGCCGTCAATCTTGGGCAGGGCTTTCCCGACTTCGCGGTGCCGGAGCGGCTGATCGACGAGCTGGACCGGGCGATGCGCGACGGTTTCAACCAGTACGCGCCTGCGCATGGCCTGCCGCAGCTGCGTGAGGCGATCGCGGAGAAGTCCGAGCGCTGCTATGGCCATCGGCCCGACGTGAATGCCGAGATCACTGTCACTTCCGGCGCCAGCGAGGCGATCTTCGATGCCGTCCATGCGCTGGTGCGGCCCGGCGACGAAGTGATCGTGCTCGACCCCTGTTACGACTGCTACGAGCCGGCGATCGACCTGGCCGGTGGCGTCGCCGTGCACGTACCGCTCGATCCGGTCACGTTCGCACCCGACTGGGAAAAGGTCAGCGCGGCGATCAGCCCGCGTACCCGGCTGCTGATGATCAACACCCCGCACAACCCGTCCGGGGCGATGCTGGGGCAGGACGACATCGCCCAGCTCACCGCGCTGCTGCGCGGCACCGGCATCTTCCTGCTCTCGGACGAGGTCTACGAACATATCGTGTTCGACGGCGCCCGCCACGAATCGATCCTGCGCCACAAGGAGCTGCGCGAACGTGCTCTGGTCATTTCCAGCTTCGGCAAGACTTACCACTGTACCGGCTGGAAGGTCGGCTACTGTGTCGCGCCGCCGGCCATGACCGCCGAATTCCGCAAGGTCCACCAGTACAATACCTTCTGCACCTTCGCCCCGGCGCAGTCCGCGTTCGCTGCAATGATCCGCGCCGAGCCGGAACATTACGAACAGCTGGGCGCGTTCTACCAGGCCAAGCGCGATCGCTTCCGCGAGCAGTTGCTGACTACCAAACTCAAGCCGTTGCCGGTGCCGGGCGGATACTTCCAGCTGGTCGATTATTCGGATGTCAGCGATCTCGACGATGCCGCGTTCTGCCGTTGGCTCACTACCGAGCACGGTGTTGCCGCGATCCCGTTGTCGCCGTTCTACGAAACCCCGCCGGCCGGCCAGCGCCTGGCGCGGCTGTGTTTCGCCAAGAACGAGGCGACACTGGACGAGGCGATCGCACGTCTGCTGAAACTCTGA